Proteins from a single region of Daphnia magna isolate NIES unplaced genomic scaffold, ASM2063170v1.1 Dm_contigs127, whole genome shotgun sequence:
- the LOC123466905 gene encoding uncharacterized protein LOC123466905, translating into MNATICDCSQAKMKGFLNFGDENCQIIEDPSPPKAVIYTLLSHLPEVKRFPGYMCSVWYAHRSVNTDFFGWHTHGQSKWPAVATPEMCSQMKEFTRCGDYAMNPAGPRKFSYDLYPNIQPLWMRTITHKVLNCKIEEVALETECDNCTINSSLGTLSGSLNGTATVNFVTLIWDNSYKEKKDCQLKLVRSGEGQLYKTNNPENKRLQDKHSQTDFLINTTMLAYCGKRQLQSVMGMEKILVAINMAPPTGDSYKNGEWIPVFANIQVQGRKLIETEKFKVDNTLATLLQMHPAIQNSPLSHASVMADILATIHEHHSEDNTKELLTSNVLIHHSDAPHEDFVAKMGGWIKNFGAISGFGMISVFTVRFCGIGSLLLKPFPIMSKIFQLNCFSKTPAASTATATPPPIQIIMPPTSSSYSTKSKASERSTEPPRRKKRQRNRQRPNQPETESFLQENQANPPRRA; encoded by the exons ATGAACGCTACGATATGCGACTGTAGTCAggcaaaaatgaaaggattCTTGAACTTCGGCGACGAAAATTGCCAGATTATAGAAGATCCATCCCCCCCAAAAGCTGTTATATATACCCTCTTGTCCCACTTACCAGAAGTTAAACGATTCCCGGGATATATGTGTAGCGTCTGGTATGCCCATCGTTCAGTTAACACAGATTTCTTTGGTTGGCATACACATGGTCAAAGCAAATGGCCAGCAGTAGCTACTCCAGAAATGTGCAGCCAAATGAAAGAATTCACAAGATGCGGCGACTACGCAATGAATCCGGCGGGGCCACGAAAATTTTCTTACGACCTGTATCCTAACATACAACCATTGTGGATGAGAACAATAACCCATAAGGTTCTGAACTGTAAAATTGAAGAAGTAGCTCTAGAAACGGAATGCGACAATTGCACAATCAATTCTTCGTTAGGAACACTTTCAGGCAGCTTGAACGGGACAGCAACCGTTAACTTCGTTACTTTAATCTGGGATAATTcatataaagaaaagaaagactgCCAGCTTAAGTTAGTAAGAAGCGGAGAAGGACAGCtttacaaaacaaataatccCGAGAACAAACGTTTACAGGATAAACACAGCCAAACAGACTTTCTCatcaacacaacaatgctcGCTTACTGCGGAAAGCGGCAATTACAAAGTGTAAtgggaatggaaaaaattttagtAGCAATTAACATGGCACCCCCAACAGGAGATT CCTACAAAAATGGGGAATGGATTCCAGTATTTGCCAACATCCAAGTTCAAGGGAGAAAACTAATTGAAACGGAGAAATTCAAAGTCGACAACACTTTAGCAACCCTTCTGCAAATGCATCCAGCAATTCAAAATAGCCCCCTGAGTCATGCGTCGGTGATGGCTGATATCCTTGCCACCATTCACGAACATCATTCAGAGGACAACACAAAAGAACTTCTCACTTCCAATGTCTTAATTCACCATAGCGATGCCCCCCACGAAGATTTTGTAGCAAAAATGGGAGGGtggataaaaaattttggagcAATTTCAGGCTTCGGGATGATTTCAGTATTCACCGTTAGATTTTGTGGTATCGGATCCCTCCTACTCAAACCCTTCCCAATTATGTCAAAAATATTCCAACTAAACTGCTTCAGCAAAACACCAGCAGCAAGTACTGCAACAGCAACACCACCGCCGATTCAAATCATTATGCCTCCTACCAGCAGTTCATATTCAACCAAATCCAAAGCCTCGGAACGATCAACAGAGCCCCCACGCAGAAAGAAGAGGCAGCGAAACCGCCAACGCCCTAATCAACCTGAAACCGAATCCTTCCTCCAAGAAAATCAAGCCAACCCTCCCAGACGAGCTTGA